From the Corythoichthys intestinalis isolate RoL2023-P3 chromosome 13, ASM3026506v1, whole genome shotgun sequence genome, one window contains:
- the si:cabz01076231.1 gene encoding calcium-binding protein 2: MSKAGERTTSTTSAESTSTDGKSGAASSETTPTGSVSETPKKSSKKSKKSNESMNKVYNSVLNSVFGAERELAQGELDELQEAFKEFDYDQDGYLNYKDVAECMRTMGYMPTEMELLEIVQQIKMRMGGLMDFEDFTELMGPRMMGETADMLGLKELQSAFLQFDLDGDGKITQDEMKEAAKGLLGEKLKKGELEEILKELDINADGNIDFEEFVMMLSIR, translated from the exons ATGTCCAAGGCAGGAGAGAGAACAACATCTACCACTTCTGCAGAATCCACGTCAACAGATGG TAAAAGTGGAGCAGCTTCATCCGAAACGACACCAACAGGGTCGGTGTCGGAGACGCCGAAGAAGTCCTCCAAAAAGTCCAAGAAGAGCAACGAGAGCATGAACAAAGTCTACAACTCTGTGCTCAATAGTGTTTTTGGGGCT GAAAGAGAATTAGCTCAAGGTGAATTAGACG AGCTGCAAGAAGCCTTCAAGGAGTTTGACTACGACCAAGATGGTTACCTGAACTACAAAGATGTAGCTGAATGCATGAGAACTATGGGCTACATGCCCACAGAAATGGAGCTGCTGGAGATTGTGCAGCAGATCAAAATGAGGA TGGGTGGACTCATGGACTTTGAAGACTTCACTGAACTCATGGGACCCAGAATGATGGGCGAGACCGCCGACATGCTGGGACTTAAAGAACTCCAGTCGGCGTTCTTACAG TTTGACCTGGATGGAGATGGGAAGATCACCCAGGACGAGATGAAGGAAGCGGCGAAAGGTCTGCTAGGGGAGAAGCTGAAGAAAGGAGAACTGGAGGAGATCCTTAAGGAGTTGGACATCAATGCGGATGGAAACATTGACTTCGAAG AATTTGTTATGATGCTCTCCATTCGCTAA